The sequence below is a genomic window from Patescibacteria group bacterium.
AGCTAAGAAAATGAAAATCCCTACCTACAAGCGTTCAGTTTTTTTAGGCAAACTAATATCAGACAACTTTGGTATTACTGTTTCCGGAATGCACGGCAAAACCACTACCACCGCAATGCTGGGTTTTGTTTTGAAAAAATTAAACCAAAATCCAACAGTTTTTGTGGGTGGGGAATTTAGACCTTTTTCAAATTCAAATTTAGAATTTAATAAAAAGTCAAAATATTTTATTACTGAAGGTTGTGAATATGACCGAAGTTTTTTGGATTTTCAAAATCTGGCCGCAATTATTTTAAATATTGAACCTGAACATTTAGATTATTTTCAGGGGGGATTGCCGGAAATTTTAAAAACTTTTCGTATATTCCTATCCAAAATACCAAAAACCGGTTTTGCGGTTTTGTGCTGGGATAATGAAAATGTTAGAAAAATGGCCAACTCCGCTAAATGTGAAATTATAAAATATTCAAAAAAAGATTTATCTAAGTACAATTTACATTTACAAATTCCAGGTGAACATAATTTAATGAATGCCTTGGCGGTCATTAAAGTTGTTGAAAAATTAGGTTTATCGGTTTCGGAAGCTGAAAAAATTTTATCTGAATTTCCTGGAGTAGGTCGTAGATTTGAACATTTGGGGAAAATTGGTAAAACTGATTTTATTGATGATTATGCACATCATCCTACAGAAATTGCGGCAACCCTGAAAGTGGTTGAGCAGAAATATTCTGGAAAAAAAGTTTTAGTAATTTTTCAACCCCATCAGTATTCGCGAACCCGTTTATTATTTGATGATTTTGTGAAAATTTTTTCTGGTGTCGAAAATTTAGCGATTATGTCGGTTTATGAGGTGGTCGGTCGTGAAGAAGATAAGAGCGTTGGTGTTCAAGAATTAGCTGGGGCAATTTCTAAGTCATCAGCGAGAAAAATTCAGGTTTTTCGCGATCAAAAAGAGGTATTAAAATATTTAGTGCAAAATTATCAAAAATATGATCTAGTTGTCACCATGGGTGCGGGAATATTAGACTTGGTCGCTAAAAAGTTTATCGCCCAACATCAGATTTAATCAATTTAAATAAATATCATTTTTAGGAAAATTATGGAAATTAAATCATTATTAAAAGAAAAATTAGGTTCAAAATTAAAATTCAAAGAACCAATGCGCAAACATACTACCATCAAAATTGGGGGGCCGGCCGAATATTTTTATCATACCCCGGATTCTAATGAATTAATTGCGGCCGTAAAATTTGCCCACGAAAAAGAAATACCCTATTTGGTGATTGGTGAAGGTAGCAATATTTTGGTTTCTGATGCGGGTTTTGAGGGCTTGATTATTAAAAATGAAACCGCTAAATTGGTTTTTGGCCAGAATTCAGCTTTTGCCGAATCTGGGATTTTACTTTTAAATTTAATTAGACGGTTAGCTGAATCAAACTTGGGTGGTTTAGAATTTTTAAGCGGGATTCCTGGGACTTTAGGCGGAGGAATTTACGGAAACGCTGGTGCATATGGAAAATGTTTAGCTGATGTGGTTGAAAGCGTGACGATTTTAGATTCAGATGGAGAGATTAAACAAATTGACAATAAGGATTTTGGTTTTAAATACCGCCAGTCGATATTAAAATCTCGTGCTAGTTTGAGCTCGAATAATTTCAAAAGACCGGTGATATTATCGGCTCGGATTAAGATAAAATCGCAAAGTCGCGAAGGGGTTTTAAGGGTTGTAGATAATTATTTAAGGATGCGATCAAAAAAAATTCCCTTAGAATCATCAGCCGGTTGTGTATTTAAAAATATCGAAACAGCACATCATCAAGTAGATCCGAGCATGCAAATGGTTGCCATTGAGGGTAAAATTCCCGCCGCACTTTTAATTGATAAAGCCGGAGCAAAAAAAGAGCGTTGTGGAAAATTAATAATTTCACCAAAGCATACTAACTTTATTATTAATCGAGGTGGGGGGAAGGCTCGGGATTTTGTAGCGTTAGTCAAGAACGTACAGCAAAAAATTAAAGAGAAATTTAATCTTGAGCTTGAAGAAGAAATTGAATTTCTAGGCAATATGGAAGTTAAAAAAAGTGGACTATTCTCTAAATTTATCAAAAATAGGATTTAAATGAGACGAGTTTATCACAATCCAAAAGTTTATACGTATAGACCAGCGAAAACCCGAGAACCTGTTGAGGTTTCACCAAAAATTATCTGGTTTTTGTTATTGGGGATTCTGATTGTTGGATTAGTATATTTCTTTTTGTTTTCATCTTATTTTAAAATTAAAAATATTTATATCGAAGGGGCGGATCTTTTTGAGCCACAAATTTCGGAAATTGTTCATCAAAAAATAACGCAGCGGGATAATGTTTTTCTTTTTCCAAATAACGAAACACAACTGGAAATTTCCCAAAAATATCCAATTTTTAAAAAAATCGCAATTTATAAAGGAATTCCTGACGCGCTTAAAATTGTCTTGGAAAGAAGGGAAGCTAAATTGATAGTGAAATTTAATGCTAATGATTATCTCGTTGATAGTGACGGGGTGACTTTTAAAATGGAGAAAAATCCTGAAAATTTACCGCAAATCGAGATCAATCGAGATACTAAACTTGGTGATAAAATTTTTACCCAAGATTTTGTGGGTTTTGTGAAGGATTTATGGACCAAATTTCCAAAAGAAACTGGTTTAAGCATTAAAAAAGTTTTAATTCCCGAAACTGATTTTGTGGTAGAAATTTATCCTGAAGCTAACTGGAAAGCAATTTTTGATAGCACTAAAAGTGTTGACAAGCAACTTTCGAATTTGAAATTATTATTACCAGAGATTCAAGGTCAAAAAATAGAATATATTGATTTAAGACTTGAAGAAAAAATTTATTATAAATAAAATGGCAAAAAATAGTTTAGTTTATGTTTGTGAGAATTGCGGTACCGAATTTTTAAAATGGCAAGGCAAGTGCTCGAATTGTGGTAACTGGAATAGCTTGGTTGAATATAAGCCAGCCACCATTAAAGCCTCGGGTGGTAAAGCGCAAGCGGCAACGCCAATTGAATTTTCGGAAATTAAAATTGATGATGCACATCGATTTGGTTCAGGTTTTGGTGAAATCGATCGAGTTTTGGGTGGTGGAATTGTGGCCGGATCCGTCATTTTAATTGGCGGAGAACCAGGCATTGGCAAATCAACCCTGTTAATGCAGGTGGCGGGTAAGATTGATCAGGTTTTGTATGTTTCGGGCGAAGAATCAGCATCACAGTTAAAATTAAGAGCAAATCGACTTGGCACTAAAAACACCGGACAATTATTAGTTGAAACAGATGTGAATGTAGTGGCGGCGACAATCGAAAAAGTTAAACCCAAATTAGTGATTATTGATTCTATCCAAGCTATGTTTGATGAATCATATCCCTCAACTGCTGGATCTTTGGTGCAAGTTAGGGAAACTGCTTTAAAATTACAACGCTTAGCAAAAAGTATTTTAGTGCCAATAGTTTTGGTTGGTCATGTGACGAAAGAGGGAACCGTGGCTGGACCGAAGACTCTGGAGCATTTGGTAGATGTAGTTTTGTATTTGGAAGGCGAGCGATATCATGAAAATCGAATTTTAAGAACGGTGAAAAATCGTTATGGTGCCACCGATGAAATCGGCATTTTCCAAATAGTAGAAAAGGGTTTGGTGGAAGTTAAAAATCCGTCCCAGTTTTTTTTGAAAGAACGATTGGCAGTACCAGGTTCAGCGGTCACCGCGACTATTGAGGGAACGAGACCGTTGTTGGTGGAAATTCAAGCTTTAACCACGACCACGGTTTTTGGCTATCCGCGGCGGACAGCGAGCGGTTTTGATTTAAATCGTTTACAGTTATTGATTGCGGTTTTAATTAAACGAGCGGGTTTGCAATTGGCTAGCCAAGATGTTTATATTAATGTAATTGGTGGGGTAAAATTAAGAGAACCGGCGTGTGATTTGGCGGTCGCGGTGGCGATTGCGTCTGCATTTAAAAATTACAAAATTAAAGACAATTATTGTTTATTTGGTGAATTGGGATTATCTGGTGAAATTAGACCCGCTTTAGCCTTCGAAAAACGCGCCAAAGAAGCCGGTCGT
It includes:
- a CDS encoding Mur ligase domain-containing protein, whose translation is MRYFLIGIGGISMSAIAKYLILRGEQVSGSDIRENNEIKNLEKMGANIVIGQKPANITNNIDEVIFTSAITPNSVGHTELQRAKKMKIPTYKRSVFLGKLISDNFGITVSGMHGKTTTTAMLGFVLKKLNQNPTVFVGGEFRPFSNSNLEFNKKSKYFITEGCEYDRSFLDFQNLAAIILNIEPEHLDYFQGGLPEILKTFRIFLSKIPKTGFAVLCWDNENVRKMANSAKCEIIKYSKKDLSKYNLHLQIPGEHNLMNALAVIKVVEKLGLSVSEAEKILSEFPGVGRRFEHLGKIGKTDFIDDYAHHPTEIAATLKVVEQKYSGKKVLVIFQPHQYSRTRLLFDDFVKIFSGVENLAIMSVYEVVGREEDKSVGVQELAGAISKSSARKIQVFRDQKEVLKYLVQNYQKYDLVVTMGAGILDLVAKKFIAQHQI
- the murB gene encoding UDP-N-acetylmuramate dehydrogenase encodes the protein MEIKSLLKEKLGSKLKFKEPMRKHTTIKIGGPAEYFYHTPDSNELIAAVKFAHEKEIPYLVIGEGSNILVSDAGFEGLIIKNETAKLVFGQNSAFAESGILLLNLIRRLAESNLGGLEFLSGIPGTLGGGIYGNAGAYGKCLADVVESVTILDSDGEIKQIDNKDFGFKYRQSILKSRASLSSNNFKRPVILSARIKIKSQSREGVLRVVDNYLRMRSKKIPLESSAGCVFKNIETAHHQVDPSMQMVAIEGKIPAALLIDKAGAKKERCGKLIISPKHTNFIINRGGGKARDFVALVKNVQQKIKEKFNLELEEEIEFLGNMEVKKSGLFSKFIKNRI
- a CDS encoding cell division protein FtsQ/DivIB; protein product: MRRVYHNPKVYTYRPAKTREPVEVSPKIIWFLLLGILIVGLVYFFLFSSYFKIKNIYIEGADLFEPQISEIVHQKITQRDNVFLFPNNETQLEISQKYPIFKKIAIYKGIPDALKIVLERREAKLIVKFNANDYLVDSDGVTFKMEKNPENLPQIEINRDTKLGDKIFTQDFVGFVKDLWTKFPKETGLSIKKVLIPETDFVVEIYPEANWKAIFDSTKSVDKQLSNLKLLLPEIQGQKIEYIDLRLEEKIYYK
- the radA gene encoding DNA repair protein RadA, whose translation is MAKNSLVYVCENCGTEFLKWQGKCSNCGNWNSLVEYKPATIKASGGKAQAATPIEFSEIKIDDAHRFGSGFGEIDRVLGGGIVAGSVILIGGEPGIGKSTLLMQVAGKIDQVLYVSGEESASQLKLRANRLGTKNTGQLLVETDVNVVAATIEKVKPKLVIIDSIQAMFDESYPSTAGSLVQVRETALKLQRLAKSILVPIVLVGHVTKEGTVAGPKTLEHLVDVVLYLEGERYHENRILRTVKNRYGATDEIGIFQIVEKGLVEVKNPSQFFLKERLAVPGSAVTATIEGTRPLLVEIQALTTTTVFGYPRRTASGFDLNRLQLLIAVLIKRAGLQLASQDVYINVIGGVKLREPACDLAVAVAIASAFKNYKIKDNYCLFGELGLSGEIRPALAFEKRAKEAGRLGFNKVAENKIINKVLAEVLEK